In Methylomonas sp. MK1, the following are encoded in one genomic region:
- a CDS encoding AMP-binding protein, whose protein sequence is MLKIVLRWLLTLVYRVKVHGLDNYSKAGNRVLIVANHTSFLDPLLLGVFLPDDITFAINTQISERWWLKPFLRLSKVFPMDPTHPLSLKALIHHLQSDTKTVIFPEGRITVTGSLMKIYDGTGMVADKSGATILPVRIEGAEFSRFSRMGGILRKHWLPRIAIHIQPPTLIETHGDVTGKARRKHSGHILADIMTEMMFATSHYQQTIFSALLEARRLYGGSYTVAEDLERKPLSYDALITRSLIVGKLISAITQTGENVGVLLPNSCKTLNVVLGLQIYKRVPAMLNYSIGANGMAAACCTGQVNTVLTSRKFIELAHLGDEAALLAQHVKLVYLEDLATSLTSLDKLLGWLKAKTAAIWYKSHDYDADDAAVVLFTSGSEGLPKGVVLSHANMLANHKQIRSRIDFGPGDVVLNFLPMFHSFGFSVGTMMAVLNGMTSFFYPSPLHYAVIPEMAYEVGATIMFGTNTFLAAYAKKAHPYDFFSLRYVVAGAEKLQETTRTTWLDKFGIRILEGYGATETSPVTSVNTPMDYKAGSVGRFMPDMLHKLEPVPGIENAGKLHVAGPNIMKGYLLPDNPGVLVPPCSAAYGEGWYDTGDIVHVDDEGFIHIRGRSKRFAKIGGEMVSLTAVEQLAINAWPDAQHVVVSLPDPKKGEQLVLLTTRRDAGAKQLAEASTGVATINLPKKVFVLDKLPVLATGKTDYPGATALAARLVEGGNVESD, encoded by the coding sequence ATGTTAAAAATTGTTTTACGCTGGCTGTTGACGCTAGTCTATCGAGTGAAAGTCCACGGACTTGATAATTATTCCAAAGCCGGCAATCGCGTGTTGATCGTCGCCAATCACACCTCGTTTCTCGATCCATTGTTACTCGGCGTATTTTTACCGGACGACATCACCTTTGCGATCAATACCCAAATCTCCGAACGCTGGTGGCTGAAACCGTTTTTACGTTTATCCAAAGTGTTTCCGATGGACCCGACGCATCCCCTGTCATTAAAAGCGTTGATTCATCATTTACAAAGCGACACAAAAACCGTGATTTTTCCGGAAGGCCGCATCACGGTCACCGGTTCCTTAATGAAAATCTATGATGGCACCGGCATGGTTGCCGACAAGTCGGGGGCGACAATATTGCCTGTCCGAATTGAAGGTGCCGAATTTAGCCGCTTTTCCAGAATGGGCGGAATCTTGCGCAAACATTGGCTGCCACGCATCGCCATTCACATTCAACCGCCAACGCTGATAGAAACGCACGGCGATGTGACCGGTAAAGCCCGCCGCAAACATAGCGGTCACATCCTGGCCGACATCATGACCGAAATGATGTTTGCCACCAGCCATTACCAACAAACCATCTTTTCGGCATTGCTGGAAGCTCGCAGATTGTATGGTGGTAGCTACACCGTTGCCGAGGATCTTGAACGTAAACCTTTAAGCTACGACGCATTGATCACCCGTAGTCTCATCGTTGGAAAACTGATTAGCGCAATTACCCAAACAGGCGAGAATGTTGGTGTGTTACTGCCGAATAGCTGCAAGACGCTGAACGTGGTTCTGGGTTTGCAGATTTATAAACGAGTACCGGCCATGTTGAATTATTCCATAGGTGCAAATGGCATGGCAGCGGCCTGCTGTACCGGGCAAGTCAACACGGTGTTGACTTCGCGCAAGTTCATCGAACTGGCGCATCTCGGGGATGAAGCGGCCCTATTGGCACAACATGTCAAACTGGTTTATCTGGAAGATCTGGCGACATCATTAACCAGTTTGGATAAGTTACTCGGCTGGTTAAAGGCTAAAACCGCGGCAATTTGGTACAAGAGCCACGACTATGACGCCGACGACGCAGCGGTCGTGCTGTTTACGTCCGGCTCGGAGGGCTTACCCAAAGGCGTTGTTCTATCGCACGCCAACATGTTAGCCAATCACAAGCAAATCAGGTCGCGCATCGATTTCGGACCAGGCGACGTGGTACTGAACTTTTTGCCGATGTTCCATTCTTTCGGATTCAGCGTTGGCACCATGATGGCGGTGCTGAACGGCATGACCAGCTTCTTCTACCCTTCACCCCTGCATTACGCGGTAATACCGGAAATGGCGTATGAAGTGGGTGCGACCATCATGTTCGGCACCAACACCTTTCTGGCCGCGTATGCCAAAAAAGCCCATCCTTATGATTTTTTCTCCCTGCGTTACGTGGTAGCCGGTGCGGAAAAATTACAGGAAACCACCCGTACCACTTGGCTAGACAAATTCGGCATCCGTATTCTGGAAGGCTACGGCGCTACCGAAACCTCGCCGGTAACCTCTGTAAACACGCCGATGGACTACAAAGCGGGCAGCGTGGGCCGTTTCATGCCGGATATGCTCCACAAGCTGGAACCGGTGCCAGGTATCGAAAATGCCGGTAAATTACACGTCGCCGGCCCGAACATTATGAAAGGCTATTTACTGCCGGATAATCCCGGCGTATTGGTACCGCCCTGCTCGGCCGCTTATGGCGAAGGCTGGTACGATACCGGCGATATAGTGCATGTCGACGACGAGGGCTTTATTCATATTCGCGGCCGCAGCAAACGTTTTGCAAAAATCGGCGGGGAAATGGTCTCGCTGACCGCTGTCGAACAGCTAGCCATCAACGCCTGGCCGGATGCGCAACATGTCGTCGTCAGTTTGCCCGATCCAAAAAAAGGCGAGCAACTCGTATTGCTGACCACGCGCCGCGATGCCGGCGCCAAACAGTTGGCCGAAGCCTCGACCGGTGTGGCTACCATCAATCTGCCCAAGAAAGTGTTTGTGCTGGATAAGCTGCCGGTATTGGCGACCGGGAAAACCGATTATCCAGGGGCTACCGCGTTAGCAGCGCGATTGGTGGAAGGCGGCAACGTCGAGTCTGATTGA
- the lplT gene encoding lysophospholipid transporter LplT, with amino-acid sequence MSKHIYPLLVAQFLSAFADNAILFTVIAMVMQDAHPVSWYVPALQSVFLVAFVVLAPWVGGFADTHAKSRVLIVANLIKACGAGLLLFHVEPLLAYCVVGVGAALYSPAKYGILPELAGHNGLVKANSWIEGSTILAILTGMVVGAKLADHSTTWALIATIVLFLISAATTLFLPIGLRKAPPSGSKVRLFYLEVKTFLAMPRSRFAVLGASLFWAAAASVRIIIIAWAPLVLMTHNASDIANLTLFLAIGIIAGSVLVPHLIPLEHLRRARIPAYFMSIFIIALSFTEAVWPARFVLFLMGMAGGMFIVPINAALQDLGQQSIGSGGAVAMQNFFQNVAMLLSVGGYTLAAAEHVTPIAALIGLGLLLLAATFLVVWHLPEVEQAPSNLE; translated from the coding sequence ATGAGCAAACACATCTATCCCCTACTAGTCGCGCAATTCCTTTCCGCATTTGCCGACAACGCCATTTTATTTACTGTCATCGCCATGGTGATGCAGGACGCGCATCCGGTTAGCTGGTACGTGCCGGCATTGCAAAGCGTATTTCTGGTGGCATTCGTGGTCTTGGCTCCCTGGGTGGGCGGATTTGCCGACACCCATGCTAAATCGAGGGTGTTGATTGTCGCCAATCTGATCAAGGCTTGCGGTGCCGGCTTGTTGTTATTTCACGTCGAGCCTCTATTGGCTTATTGTGTGGTCGGTGTCGGCGCAGCACTTTATAGTCCGGCCAAGTACGGCATTTTGCCGGAACTGGCGGGCCACAACGGCCTGGTCAAAGCCAATAGCTGGATAGAAGGTTCGACAATTCTGGCTATATTAACCGGCATGGTGGTCGGCGCCAAACTGGCCGATCATTCCACCACTTGGGCCTTGATTGCCACAATAGTCTTGTTTTTGATTTCAGCTGCAACCACCCTATTCTTGCCGATTGGTTTGCGTAAAGCGCCACCATCCGGCTCGAAAGTCAGGCTGTTCTACTTGGAAGTTAAAACTTTTCTGGCGATGCCGCGCTCACGGTTCGCGGTGCTGGGCGCGTCCTTATTCTGGGCGGCCGCTGCCAGCGTGCGGATCATCATCATCGCCTGGGCGCCGTTGGTGTTGATGACGCATAATGCTAGCGACATAGCCAATCTGACGCTGTTTTTGGCTATCGGCATCATCGCCGGTTCGGTCCTGGTCCCGCACTTGATTCCGCTGGAACATTTGCGCCGCGCCCGAATCCCGGCCTATTTTATGAGCATCTTTATCATCGCCCTGAGTTTTACCGAGGCGGTTTGGCCGGCGCGTTTTGTGTTGTTTTTAATGGGTATGGCCGGCGGCATGTTTATCGTACCGATCAACGCGGCACTTCAGGATCTTGGTCAACAAAGCATAGGCAGCGGCGGCGCGGTAGCGATGCAGAATTTTTTCCAGAACGTAGCAATGTTATTATCGGTCGGCGGCTATACCCTGGCTGCTGCCGAACACGTAACACCTATTGCCGCGCTTATCGGCCTGGGTTTGCTGCTGCTGGCGGCTACTTTTCTGGTGGTTTGGCATTTACCTGAAGTGGAGCAAGCGCCTTCCAACCTTGAATAA
- a CDS encoding TetR/AcrR family transcriptional regulator: protein MARRSEHSQEQIKEMVLVAAETIVIEDGYSALTVRKIAMEIGYTVGSIYMVFANMNDLLTHVKGRTLDELAKQLLHCVPSASVEENILILAETYLNFAAQHFNRWRMIFDIQSEEPQPDWYLQKVEQMFAIVEVLFIQLTPGSSSEQSRLAARTLWSGVHGICILSLTAKPQVSDIEASKLSVDLLVQTFIQGWKALAPLQVNAKPPEK, encoded by the coding sequence ATGGCAAGAAGAAGCGAACATAGTCAGGAACAAATTAAGGAAATGGTGTTGGTCGCCGCAGAAACCATCGTCATAGAGGACGGATATAGCGCTCTGACGGTGCGTAAAATCGCTATGGAAATTGGCTATACGGTGGGCAGCATTTATATGGTGTTTGCCAATATGAACGATTTGCTGACCCACGTCAAAGGCCGGACACTGGACGAGTTAGCTAAACAATTGCTCCACTGTGTACCGTCCGCCAGCGTCGAGGAAAATATTCTGATCTTGGCGGAAACCTATCTAAATTTTGCCGCCCAGCATTTCAATCGCTGGCGAATGATATTCGATATCCAGAGTGAGGAACCTCAGCCTGACTGGTATCTACAAAAAGTGGAGCAGATGTTTGCCATTGTCGAGGTGTTGTTTATACAGCTTACGCCAGGTAGCTCGTCCGAGCAAAGCCGGCTGGCTGCCAGAACCTTGTGGAGCGGCGTGCATGGGATCTGTATTTTGTCGCTAACCGCCAAACCGCAAGTCAGCGATATTGAAGCATCCAAACTAAGCGTTGATTTGTTAGTGCAAACCTTTATTCAAGGTTGGAAGGCGCTTGCTCCACTTCAGGTAAATGCCAAACCACCAGAAAAGTAG
- a CDS encoding NUDIX hydrolase, which translates to MHNELLDVVDKDDAVIAQQPRSVIHANRLRHRAVHILVFNDAGQLFLQKRSMKKDLNKGLWDTSAAGHVDAGESYACSAPRELQEELGVSVDSLEGLFKLEPSTDLGMEFIQVYRCRHNGPFDLATDEIDEGCWVDQVILDERVVANDPTLTLTFKIIWQQFRNIAN; encoded by the coding sequence ATGCACAACGAACTTCTCGATGTCGTCGATAAAGACGATGCCGTTATTGCCCAACAACCCAGATCAGTGATTCACGCCAACAGACTGCGTCATCGGGCCGTGCATATTCTGGTTTTCAACGATGCGGGCCAGTTGTTTCTGCAAAAGCGCTCGATGAAAAAAGATCTGAACAAAGGCTTATGGGATACCTCAGCGGCAGGTCACGTCGACGCCGGCGAAAGCTATGCCTGTTCCGCGCCGCGTGAATTACAGGAAGAATTGGGCGTATCTGTCGATAGCCTGGAAGGCTTATTCAAACTGGAGCCTAGCACCGATTTAGGTATGGAATTTATTCAGGTCTACCGCTGCCGGCATAACGGACCGTTTGATCTGGCGACTGATGAAATCGACGAAGGTTGCTGGGTGGATCAGGTTATCTTGGACGAGCGAGTAGTCGCTAATGATCCGACCTTGACGCTTACATTCAAAATTATCTGGCAACAGTTTAGGAATATCGCAAACTAA
- a CDS encoding class I SAM-dependent methyltransferase gives MPALSCPLCSSPNTRHFHSDSKRDYKRCQNCLLVYVDCSQHISLSQEKAIYDLHQNAIDDPGYIVFLSRLAKPLLERLPNNSEGLDYGCGPGPALANLLKAQGHRISVYDPFYADFPEHLHQTYDFIVCTEVVEHFRAPKREFDALFELLKPGGWLGIMTKLVIDAEAFAKWHYKNDQTHIAFFSRPTFRWLAAHYHCQIEFIGNDAIILQRNPRHYND, from the coding sequence ATGCCGGCACTATCCTGCCCACTTTGTAGTAGCCCGAATACCCGTCATTTTCACAGCGACTCAAAACGCGATTACAAACGTTGCCAGAATTGCTTATTGGTGTATGTCGATTGCTCGCAGCATATTTCACTAAGCCAGGAAAAGGCTATTTATGATCTGCATCAAAACGCCATCGACGATCCGGGCTACATTGTATTTCTATCGCGCTTGGCGAAGCCTCTGCTGGAAAGATTGCCTAACAATTCTGAAGGCCTTGACTACGGCTGCGGCCCCGGCCCGGCGCTCGCAAATCTCTTAAAAGCCCAAGGTCATCGAATAAGTGTCTACGACCCATTCTATGCGGACTTTCCTGAGCACCTGCACCAAACCTACGACTTTATCGTCTGCACCGAGGTGGTAGAGCATTTTCGTGCGCCAAAACGCGAATTCGACGCACTATTTGAGTTATTGAAACCCGGCGGCTGGCTGGGCATTATGACCAAATTGGTCATCGATGCCGAAGCCTTTGCCAAATGGCATTACAAAAACGATCAAACCCACATCGCTTTTTTTTCGCGGCCAACATTTCGTTGGTTAGCGGCGCATTACCACTGCCAAATTGAATTCATCGGCAACGACGCGATTATTCTGCAACGCAATCCTCGCCATTACAACGATTGA